The Anoplopoma fimbria isolate UVic2021 breed Golden Eagle Sablefish chromosome 5, Afim_UVic_2022, whole genome shotgun sequence genome contains a region encoding:
- the LOC129091486 gene encoding uncharacterized protein LOC129091486 isoform X1 yields the protein MAPRVTDWPQRLLPMPSPLCTMILYLLFLVLILGNVSSQTANMTEEELIKVEGNQTFRESITNNTTIKPGNLTSNLYKDKTSLIEDELQNNNITLVEDNEHFQDKENQFQGKHCNEHLLVMSIHSICGDDFHKEMMSISTENWCVLENIIRPYDKMAVCLEILSVLVHCYYPNPNTQDFFLSIHSNYFHNCSKEEPSFVDAPQEVVIALTLIPVSIIPVLVYLVIWKSSVQE from the exons ATGGCACCTCGGGTCACCGACTGGCCTCAAAGGTTACTACCGATGCCCTCGCCGCTCTGCACCATGATCCTGTACCTGctcttcctcgtcctcatccTCG GTAATGTGAGTTCACAGACAGCCAACATGACAGAGGAAGAGTTGATCAAAGTTGAGGGGAACCAAACATTCAGAGAGTCCATCACCAACAACA CTACAATAAAACCAGGCAACCTGACATCCAATTTGTACAAAGACAAGACGAGTCTAATTGAGGATGaactgcaaaacaacaacattacactTGTTGAGGATAATG AGCATTTTCAGGACAAGGAAAATCAGTTCCAAGGCAAGCATTGCAATGAACACTTGCTGGTAATGTCCATTCACAGCATTTGTGGTGACGATTTTCACAAAGAAATGATGTCAATTAGCACGGAAAACTGGTGTGTGCTGGAAAATATCATCAG ACCATACGACAAAATGGCGGTCTGTCTGGAAATACTGTCTGTATTGGTTCACTGTTATTACCCAAACCCCAACACCCAGGacttcttcctctccatccACTCAAACTACTTCCACAACTGCTCTAAGGAGGAGCCTTCATTTGTAGACGCACCTCAGGAGGTGGTGATCGCCCTCACTCTCATCCCTGTGAGCATCATCCCCGTACTGGTTTATCTGGTGATTTGGAAAAGTAGTGTCCAAGAGTGA
- the LOC129091486 gene encoding uncharacterized protein LOC129091486 isoform X2: MAPRVTDWPQRLLPMPSPLCTMILYLLFLVLILGNVSSQTANMTEEELIKVEGNQTFRESITNNTTIKPGNLTSNLYKDKTSLIEDELQNNNITLVEDNEHFQDKENQFQGKHCNEHLLVMSIHSICGDDFHKEMMSISTENWCVLENIIRLILKTSKL; this comes from the exons ATGGCACCTCGGGTCACCGACTGGCCTCAAAGGTTACTACCGATGCCCTCGCCGCTCTGCACCATGATCCTGTACCTGctcttcctcgtcctcatccTCG GTAATGTGAGTTCACAGACAGCCAACATGACAGAGGAAGAGTTGATCAAAGTTGAGGGGAACCAAACATTCAGAGAGTCCATCACCAACAACA CTACAATAAAACCAGGCAACCTGACATCCAATTTGTACAAAGACAAGACGAGTCTAATTGAGGATGaactgcaaaacaacaacattacactTGTTGAGGATAATG AGCATTTTCAGGACAAGGAAAATCAGTTCCAAGGCAAGCATTGCAATGAACACTTGCTGGTAATGTCCATTCACAGCATTTGTGGTGACGATTTTCACAAAGAAATGATGTCAATTAGCACGGAAAACTGGTGTGTGCTGGAAAATATCATCAG attgatattgaagacatccaaactatga
- the LOC129091800 gene encoding asialoglycoprotein receptor 1-like gives MVGHQCLPWINNPTSGSISVTSAKQDQETYNNESDSKPEWKSLLFDYQNISDNYLTISTANNDLRRDNDLLKEHSAWLQEQTKLLNNTLANLMSANLALSLESTELTEQIVNLISTNLRLTQEHERMVRYTSEQEVKELNMSQTIKHLLDSNTLREEDGRRLSQINSLLRDELVQVKEKNQKLQDINDKFQGEVKNLSDDCERLTELQEQNQNLSSVLMTERQEVEEREERRTNEMDRKMVDIDSIKEAFHSLDLYCPVVNLNTKERICRKCPDSWSLFENKCYFFSSRLQTWSSSRAWCQTQGGDLLIINSEPEQSFVFESSQTLQPSSSRLWIGLTDVEEEGEWKWVDGSRVSSDVQFWLSRPGLGTEPDDWKLDDPLGEDCGHMDTSENELKSWMDGSCETPYRWICENNV, from the exons ATGGTCGGACATCAGTGCCTCCCCTGGATTAATAATCCAACCTCCGGCTCAATCTCAGTGACGTCAGCCAAGCAGGATCAGGAAACAT ATAACAATGAGTCAGACAGCAAGCCAGAATGGAAAAGCCTCCTGTTTGACTATCAGAACATCAGTGACAACTACCTCACTATATCTACAGCAAACAACGACCTCAGAAGAGACAACGACCTCCTGAAGGAGCATAGCGCCTGGCTGCAAGAACAGACCAAGCTCCTCAACAACACTTTGGCTAATCTGATGTCTGCTAATCTGGCTTTGAGTCTGGAGAGCACCGAGCTAACAGAGCAGATTGTGAATCTAATTTCTACGAATTTACGCCTCACACAAGAACACGAGAGGATGGTTCGGTACACGTCTGagcaggaggtgaaggagctgAACATGTCTCAGACTATCAAACATCTGTTGGACTCCAACACtctgagagaggaggatggacgACGGCTCTCTCAGATCAACAGCCTGCTGAGGGACGAGCTGGTTCAAGTGAAGGAAAAGAATCAGAAGCTGCAGGATATCAACGACAAGTTTCAAGGAGAAGTTAAAAATCTGAGCGACGACTGTGAGAGGTTAACAGAACTTCAAGAACAAAACCAGAACCTGAGCTCTGTGTTGATGACAGAGAGGCAGGAAGTAGAAGAGCGAGAGGAAAGAAGGACAAACGAGATGGACAGAAAAATGGTGGACATCGATTCAATTAAGGAGGCCTTTCACTCCCTGGACCTTTACTGCCCTGTGGTTAATCTCAACACAAAAG AACGGATTTGCAGAAAATGTCCCGACAGCTGGAGTCTGTTTGAGAACAAATGCTACTTCTTCTCCTCTCGCCTCCAAACATGGAGCTCCAGTAGAGCCTGGTGTCAGACACAAGGGGGCGACCTGCTCATCATCAACAGTGAACCAGAACAG AGCTTTGTCTTTGAGAGCAGCCAGACTTTGCAGCCGAGCAGCAGCCGGCTGTGGATCGGTCTGACGgacgtggaggaggagggtgaatGGAAATGGGTGGATGGCAGCCGAGTGTCTTCAGATGTCCA GTTCTGGCTGAGTAGACCAGGATTGGGGACGGAGCCTGACGACTGGAAGCTGGACGACCCTCTAGGAGAAGACTGTGGACACATGGACACCAGTGAAAATGAACTCAAGTCCTGGATGGATGGTTCCTGTGAGACACCTTATCGATGGATCtgtgaaaataatgtttaa
- the LOC129090983 gene encoding UDP-glucuronosyltransferase 2C1-like, whose translation MGSITGVSLLLLVLSVSLLTSSSVQGGKILVFPVDGSHWVNMNLLIQSLHSRGHEVTVVRTATSWYVKENSPHYSTITITLPGAIPIEEEDFFVTFLVKMLAIQKEGASLSSFVKFYWEMLGALSNIHRQASLLGVEMFENKTLMQSIRDTQFDVVLLDPGLPVGVLVAHELKLPTVFNVRWITSGEGHFVVAPSPTSYVPASGYAASDKMTFGERVKNTFHYVLNTCIDKFIVCPHYDRLVDRYFGPDVKFYHLLQGADIWLMRVDFVFEFPRPTMPNIAYIGGFQSKPSKPLPSELEEFVQSSGEHGFILMSLGTLVKGLPLDITSEIAAAFAQIPQKVIWRHAHEPPKNLGNNTLVVKWMPQNDLLGHPKIKAFVAHGGTNGIYEAMYHGVPIIGIPLLFDQFENVLRLEARGAAKVVDATKLTRQNFLEAIQEVLHNPSYRDNMKRLSALHRDKPMHPLETALYWIEFVMRHKGASHLRTESYKMPWYAYYSVDVICFLTSVLLLLTAVVVGSIRFLCIRLCRRRKTKQPKKKKE comes from the coding sequence ATGGGGAGCATCACAGGTGTTTCCCTTCTGCTTCTGGTGTTGAGTGTGTCCCTCCTGACAAGCTCCAGTGTCCAGGGCGGAAAGATTCTGGTGTTCCCAGTGGATGGAAGCCACTGGGTCAACATGAACCTCCTGATCCAGAGCCTCCACTCCAGGGGCCACGAGGTCACCGTGGTTCGCACGGCCACCAGCTGGTACGTCAAAGAAAACTCTCCACATTACagcaccatcaccatcaccttACCGGGAGCCATCCccatagaggaggaggacttctTTGTGACCTTCCTGGTCAAGATGCTGGCGATCCAAAAAGAGGGGGCATCTCTCAGCAGCTTTGTGAAGTTCTACTGGGAAATGCTCGGTGCGCTGTCGAACATTCACCGACAGGCCAGCCTTTTGGGGGTAGAAATGTTTGAGAACAAGACTCTGATGCAGAGTATTCGTGACACGCAGTTTGACGTGGTTCTTCTGGACCCGGGGTTGCCGGTTGGAGTTCTGGTGGCTCATGAACTTAAGCTGCCGACTGTTTTTAACGTGAGGTGGATCACCAGTGGAGAGGGACATTTTGTGGTGGCTCCATCTCCAACGTCGTATGTTCCAGCATCGGGATACGCCGCGTCGGATAAGATGACCTTTGGGGAGCGGGTCAAGAACACATTCCACTATGTTCTCAACACATGCATAGACAAGTTTATAGTATGCCCTCACTATGATAGACTGGTAGATAGGTACTTTGGTCCAGATGTGAAGTTCTATCACCTTCTACAAGGAGCAGACATCTGGCTCATGAGGGTGGACTTTGTCTTTGAATTCCCCAGACCCACAATGCCAAACATCGCCTACATTGGTGGTTTCCAGTCAAAGCCTTCTAAGCCTTTACCATCAGAGCTGGAGGAGTTTGTTCAAAGTTCAGGAGAGCACGGATTCATCCTGATGTCTCTTGGCACACTGGTGAAAGGCCTACCTCTAGACATCACTTCTGAAATCGCTGCTGCTTTTGCCCAAATTCCTCAAAAGGTCATATGGAGGCACGCCCATGAGCCGCCAAAAAATTTGGGCAACAACACATTAGTGGTAAAATGGATGCCCCAGAACGACCTCCTGGGTCACCCGAAGATTAAAGCCTTTGTGGCTCACGGTGGGACCAACGGGATCTACGAAGCCATGTACCACGGGGTGCCGATTATAGGCATACCCCTTCTGTTTGACCAGTTTGAGAACGTTTTGAGATTGGAGGCGCGAGGAGCCGCTAAGGTGGTGGACGCGACCAAACTCACCCGTCAGAACTTCCTGGAAGCGATACAAGAAGTTCTTCACAATCCCTCCTACAGGGATAACATGAAGCGTCTTTCTGCTCTCCATCGGGACAAACCGATGCATCCTCTGGAAACGGCACTTTACTGGATTGAGTTTGTTATGAGGCACAAAGGAGCTTCACATTTACGCACTGAGTCCTATAAGATGCCCTGGTATGCCTATTATTCTGTGGATGTTATCTGCTTTTTGACATCAGTCTTGTTGCTGCTGACAGCCGTTGTAGTGGGATCAATACGATTCCTTTGCATTCGACTgtgcaggaggagaaaaaccaaacaacccaaaaaaaaaaaggagtag
- the LOC129090984 gene encoding endonuclease domain-containing 1 protein-like, whose amino-acid sequence MSHLSSVLVLVFTAGWCFMCAADVGDFSPCLPVFYKSWPPKGLVGTPICQRYYNQYRFATLYSRPRRSPWFSAYLYSAPAGKRPTASWKFEPQLAYPGAAGNMIPFPPGPLDQNVVDSQAVDPDYINSSFSRGHLNPSLHHQTHEDRSSTFTLTNVVPQKVGSNDGPWEALEQEVNKTLAAYCLGEAHVVTGVIPYQSDERWLGNHRVAVPEYLWSAYCCPNYNNSLPKELRDAFPTHATIGRNDRNSTEEIVPVSQTAKKQFRGYDVRKMPLETLEMYLKERFGAAVSVFYEQCSGSD is encoded by the exons ATGTCTCATCTCAGCTCTGTCCTCGTCCTGGTCTTCACCGCCGGCTGGTGCTTCATGTGTGCGGCCGACGTTGGGGATTTCTCTCCGTGTCTGCCGGTCTTCTATAAGTCTTGGCCCCCTAAAGGTCTGGTTGGGACCCCGATCTGCCAACGGTATTACAACCAGTACCGCTTCGCCACCTTGTACAGTCGACCACGTCGCTCTCCGTGGTTCTCGGCCTATTTGTACTCGGCACCAGCAGGAAAGAGACCAACCGCATCCTGGAAGTTTGAGCCTCAG CTCGCCTACCCAGGAGCCGCCGGCAACATGATCCCGTTCCCCCCGGGCCCTCTGGACCAGAACGTGGTGGACAGCCAGGCGGTGGATCCGGACTACATCAACTCCTCCTTCTCTCGCGGCCACTTGAACCCCAGCCTCCACCACCAGACCCACGAGGACCGCTCCTCCACCTTCACCCTCACCAACGTGGTCCCCCAGAAGGTGGGCTCCAACGACGGGCCCTGGGAGGCCCTGGAGCAGGAGGTCAACAAAACCCTGGCGGCCTACTGTCTCGGAGAAGCTCACGTGGTCACCGGCGTCATCCCGTACCAGAGCGACGAGCGCTGGCTGGGTAACCATCGCGTGGCCGTGCCCGAGTACCTCTGGTCGGCCTACTGCTGCCCGAACTACAACAACAGTCTGCCGAAGGAGCTGAGGGATGCCTTCCCGACGCACGCCACCATCGGCCGCAACGACCGCAACAGCACCGAGGAGATCGTTCCTGTAAGCCAGACGGCTAAGAAGCAGTTCAGAGGATACGATGTGAGAAAAATGCCGCTGGAGACATTGGAGATGTATCTGAAGGAGCGGTTCGGTGCTGCTGTCAGCGTTTTTTATGAGCAGTGCTCTGGATCGGACTGA
- the LOC129090986 gene encoding nigrelysin-like: MSESAEALAATQTSRRNVTIEITNLTSSYCLIDPKVYLNSGNCHSPPQPTVRPLKTEVCNFSKTSGKATGAVGVLTYDLFEKSNGAKEKLAIMFSVPYDNNTYKNWLALGIYTQDKECNEKLYEEMYENKEMQGFVRAEAKGCSLTYEGTSLDIKATMSPLGRAMLKVEVWDKLFTPMLQQHH; encoded by the exons ATGAGTGAATCAGCGGAGGCTTTGGCTGCCACCCAGACGAGCAGAAGAAATGTCACCATTGAGATCACCAACCTCACCAGCAGCTACTGCCTCATCGACCCCAA agtttatCTGAACAGCGGTAACTGCCACAGCCCCCCCCAACCCACCGTGCGCCCTCTAAAAACCGAGGTGTGCAACTTCAGCAAGACCAGCGGCAAGGCCACGGGCGCGGTGGGCGTCCTGACCTACGACCTGTTCGAGAAGAGCAACGGCGCCAAGGAGAAGCTAGCCATAATGTTCTCGGTGCCCTACGACAACAACACGTACAAGAACTGGTTGGCCCTGGGGATCTACACCCAGGACAAAGAGTGCAACGAGAAGCTGTACGAGGAGATGTATGAGAACAAGGAGATGCAAGGCTTCGTGAGGGCGGAGGCCAAAGGCTGCAGTCTCACGTATGAGGGCACATCCTTGGACATCAAGGCCACCATGTCCCCGCTGGGCAGGGCCATGCTGAAGGTGGAGGTGTGGGACAAGCTCTTCACTCCCATGTTGCAACAACATCACTAA